In one Brienomyrus brachyistius isolate T26 chromosome 5, BBRACH_0.4, whole genome shotgun sequence genomic region, the following are encoded:
- the tap2t gene encoding antigen peptide transporter 2: protein MRMVDSDVGAFALVLSCDLALWGALWSGACLVGVPCFVGPAGLWTFGLLRWCLLYWVSRATAASGRERPWLQRWVATHSLLRPVFESVRNVLHRGVPVSLPPGPAAAALLVLSSAGACLFWELSFPEERADRRAAKKKHEAKALLMRVIRYSRADAPHLAVAFVFLILAVAGETFVPYATGNVIDILSSQYEYSSFLWAIGVFGLLSMGSSFCAGVRGGMFKWSLARLNKRVCHMLFGSLMKQDIGFFEETEPGDLCSRLESDTNRMSLSVVLNMNALVRSVVKTVGMLALMLGISWQLTLLTCVEMPVLALLQNAYSTYCLTHSQQVQDCKARTTAAAAAALDGVRMVRSCGGEATEVRRYEETLREMHRIQNRKGVVSAVHLLLRRLVTIFVKVLMLIYGRRLILLEQLTGGRLLSFVIYQKNMLSNVKELVTVCGAMLTSVGAAAKVFKYLDRKPRQEEAGHLEPVSLEGRVDFRNVTFSYPSQPDKPVLRGLTLTLQPGKMTALVGPSGAGKSSCICLLERFYEPQKGEVLLDGRPLHHYSHRYLHKQVVLVSQDPQLFSSSVRCNIAYGLEECSLEKVKKAAVKASAHDFISDLEHGYDSDIGKGAEQLAAGERQRLAIARALVREPRVIILDEATRHMDASTQHAVQDVLSGSVGQTVLVVAHHLQTVQKADHIVYLEDGVVVEQGTHAQLMALRGRYYRQRERLFDLPVGAGN from the exons ATGAGGATGGTGGACAGCGACGTGGGAGCGTTTGCACTGGTCCTGTCCTGTGACCTCGCTCTCTGGGGGGCGCTGTGGAGCGGGGCGTGTCTGGTGGGGGTCCCGTGCTTCGTGGGGCCTGCTGGGCTGTGGACTTTCGGGTTGCTGCGGTGGTGCCTGCTGTACTGGGTATCCCGGGCGACTGCGGCGAGCGGCAGGGAGCGTCCCTGGCTGCAGCGTTGGGTGGCGACACACAGCCTGCTGAGGcccgtgtttgagagtgtccgGAATGTTCTGCACCGCGGCGTCCCTGTCTCCCTGCCGCCGGGCCCCGCCGCCGCGGCCCTGCTCGTGCTGTCATCTGCCGGTGCCTGTCTCTTCTGGGAGCTCAGCTTCCCAGAGGAGAGGGCTGACCGCAGGGCGGCGAAGAAGAAGCACGAGGCCAAGGCACTGCTGATGAGGGTGATCCGCTACTCTCGAGCAGACGCCCCGCACCTGGCCGTAGCCTTTGTCTTCCTCATTCTGGCCGTCGCTG GAGAGACTTTCGTTCCCTACGCCACTGGGAATGTGATTGACATCCTGAGCTCCCAGTATGAGTACAGCAGCTTCCTGTGGGCCATTGGTGTCTTTGGGCTCCTCTCAATGGGCAG CTCCTTTTGCGCTGGAGTCCGAGGTGGCATGTTCAAGTGGAGTCTGGCCCGGCTGAATAAGAGAGTctgtcacatgctgtttggcaGCTTAATGAAGCAGGACATCGGCTTTTTCGAGGAGACTGAGCCTG GGGACCTTTGTTCTCGTCTGGAATCTGACACCAACAGGATGAGTCTGTCTGTGGTCCTGAACATGAACGCTCTGGTCCGCAGTGTGGTGAAGACCGTTGGCATGCTGGCACTGATGCTGGGCATCTCATGGCAGCTCACCTTGCTCACCTGTGTGGAGATGCCCGTGCTCGCCCTGCTGCAGAACGCCTACAGCACCTACTGTCTG ACTCACTCTCAGCAGGTGCAGGACTGCAAGGCCAGAACGACGGCAGCTGCGGCCGCAGCCCTGGATGGAGTACGGATGGTGCGCAGCTGCGGTGGGGAAGCCACTGAAGTGAGGAGGTATGAGGAGACCCTGAGAGAGATGCATCGCATCCAGAACAGAAAGGGCGTCGTCAGCGCCGTACACCTCCTGCTGCGCAGG cTGGTCACCATCTTCGTGAAAGTGCTCATGCTGATTTATGGACGGCGGCTGATCCTGCTGGAGCAGCTGACTGGAGGAAGACTGCTGTCTTTCGTCATCTACCAAAAGAACATGCTGAGCAATGTGAAG GAGCTGGTTACCGTGTGTGGAGCCATGCTGACCTCTGTGGGGGCTGCCGCCAAGGTGTTCAAGTACCTGGACAGGAAGCCGAGGCAGGAAGAGGCGGGACACCTGGAGCCCGTCAGCCTGGAGGGACGCGTGGACTTCAGGAATGTCACCTTCAGCTACCCGTCACAGCCAGACAAGCCTGTGCTTCGG GGGCTGACCCTGACTTTGCAGCCTGGGAAGATGACCGCTCTGGTGGGGCCTTCTGGGGCTGGGAAGAGTTCCTGTATCTGCCTGTTGGAGAGGTTCTACGAACCTCAGAAAGGGGAAGTCCTGCTGGACGGAAGACCCCTGCACCACTACAGCCACCGGTATCTGCACAAGCAG GTGGTTCTAGTATCCCAGGATCCTCAGCTGTTCTCCAGCTCTGTGAGATGCAACATAGCTTATGGTCTTGAAGAATGCTCCCTTGAGAAGGTGAAGAAGGCAGCTGTGAAAGCCAGCGCCCACGATTTCATCAGCGATCTAGAGCATGGCTACGACTCAG ACATCGGGAAAGGTGCCGAACAGCTGGCAGCTGGAGAGAGGCAGCGGCTCGCCATCGCCCGGGCACTGGTTCGAGAGCCACGGGTGATCATCCTAGATGAGGCCACCAGACATATGGATGCCAGCACACAGCATGCG GTGCAGGATGTCCTGTCTGGATCCGTGGGCCAGACGGTTCTGGTAGTGGCCCACCACCTGCAGACTGTGCAGAAAGCTGACCACATTGTTTACCTGGAGGACGGGGTGGTGGTGGAGCAGGGAACGCACGCACAGCTGATGGCCCTTAGAGGGCGCTActacaggcagagagagaggctgTTTGATCTGCCCGTCGGTGCTGGA